The genomic DNA GGTACCAACCCTGCCATGCCTTTCTCTATTCAAGGTTTGGTACTAGGTGCCCCTGAAGCATGCAGCCAATCCCCTTCTTCACAGCCCAGCCGTGGCCTCCTACCCTGCACAGCCCAGCAGCCTCAACCGCAGCCACCCCAGCAGCCACCACCGCAGCCCCAAGGACTtccacctgcagcccagcagcagccagccatgAGTAACCACATGATATCTCAGGTGAGTTGCTGCACAGTATCCAGGGCTCAGTAAGCTCCTTGGGCACACGGGtgggaggcagaagcagagccAACATACACCCGGCACGCTCTGGACTCGCACCTGCCCAGCGGGTTTTGGGTGTCCTCACCCTTGCTGGCTGTTAGGGAGTGACAGTCCCTCTGTGCTATtggcagagagcaggagaaggTTGGGGCCTTGCTGTGCCTGAATACGATGCTGCGCGGCATCTCAGCTTGCCAACCTCTTCTGTATCTGCTCGGGCCAGCAGCCCTCCTGGCAAGGGATCTGTAGCCCTTTGCTGAGTGGCAGGGTTATGTTCTGGAATCAGTTGCCCCCCTGGTGAGGGACCGTCACAAACGGTACTGGGGTTTGAGCTCCCCAGTGCTAAATCCCATGGCTGGTCACCTGATGTCCTGGGGAGAGGCAGACCTGGAACTGTGCCTGGGTGTATTCTCCAGACTCTCCCTGAGTTAAACCCAAGTGATGTTCCACAGCCTGCAGGGCTATTTCTGAGGATGGAGCCCTCTGGAAAGCACTCACAGCTGTCATTCCTACATATTTTGTTGTGCTCCTGAGGCTGTAAAAAGACAGAGCACAAGAGCTGCCCCAGTATCACTGCAGGactggggaaggggtgggagcCAGCCCTGGTGGGCACGTTTGGAGAACAAAGCTGCCTCATGATCAGCGGGTGCAGAGTTGGGCGCTGTGCATGGGAAGTATCCTCAGTACCTTCCCATCCTGCCCTATTCGGAGCAGCATGTTGGTGCTGGACCTCAGCCTGCCTAGGAGTTTTATAGGGATCCTTTCTGGTGCATCATCTCATGCTTATGATGTCTCCTACAGCAAAGAACTGCAAGTtacactggaggttttcaagatgcgactGGACAGggagggtgctagataatcttaTCTGGGCTCCCTTTGCCATGAAGGGTTGGACCAGCTGATCTTccgaggtcctttccaacctgggctgttctatgattctaagtgtttTCCATGGGCGGGGATGGGAGGAGGAAACAAGCCTCCTCGAACAGCTTTTACTGCAGATAACATGAACAGCTCCTTGCTCTCTGTTGCCGTCTGTATGAGGATGGGGGGAGCTTGTAGTTCTTGGGCCCTGGACTGGCTTCAGGGTTGTGGATCTATCTGCAGAGGATACTGAGACTCAAGGGAAACATCTCAGTTCTACTGCAGAGAGAGCTGGGAGTCAGTGCCACACACAAGTGGGCAGTGGAGTGGGAGAGACACAAAGGTGGTGCTGGGGGGAAGTGGCtcttctgctgctggtggccatAGCTGGCCTTTGTGAACCTGTGTCCCTGTTCATGCCAGGCAAGAGCTGCTTTGCGGACATGGTCAGCCTTCCCAGCTTCCACAAAGCAACTGGCCAGGCTGTGTGTCTTCACAGAGAGCTGAATGCTCCCCCATTCTGGTCTCCGTGTTTTCCAACCCTCTGCAATGCCCCCCTCTGTGTGTTTGCAGTTGGCTCAGTTGACTAACCTTGttgttccttctttctctccttcctcctatccttccttcccccccctgcccttttcccacccAAATCTCTCTCCTCTACTCCCTTCTCTGCTGGTCTTAGCCGGTCCCAGCGCTGCAGCCTGTTCAGTATTCTCCAAGCTCCTGCCCCCAAGTCCTCCTGCCAGTCTCTCCACCCCAGCAGTACAACTTGGTATAAACcccctttcctcttctgctctgtctctgttttattCACGTGCTGTGTTTGTGTTGTATGAGCTTTTGCTAATCAGGTATGTCGCGGACACTGCACCCAGTGGGTTTGGGATTCATGGAGGCTCTGCGCTGCAGTGGGATCAAGGCAGTGGGATGCCTGATGCTGTGGGACCCACCAGGGCCGGGCACTGCCGGAGTGGCTGATCTTGGAAAGAGCCTGGGGAAGAGCACAAGCCCAGAACTCCACCAGGAAGTGACGCTTGTGCCCAGCACTGGGGTCCAGGGGCCATGGCTGCCCTGTGGTCTCAGTCAGCCCCTGTGTTGTCTCCGCCGGGTCTTTCGGGAACAGCACGCCCCATGGGACATGGCCTCTGGGCTGGGGCCACCCCTGCCTGTGTGGGGCCCCGCATGTCACCAGTGTCCGCTGAGCATTCGGGCCCCCCAGCAGCTCGCATGCCCCTGCCCCCTGTCCTGCAGAACGCTCTTGGTCTGTCGCCCATTTCTGGGGACCTTTCTTGGGCAAGCTTCTCCACACAGAGTAGGGAGAAGGGGTCTGCAATCTACTCAGCAGAGCTATGTCCTACATGCTGTTATCCTACATGCTGTCCTCCTCCACCCTTCCCACTTATCCCCAATGCAGGCTGACGAACTCAGCAACCCCTTTGGGCAGATCAGCCTCAGCCGACAGGGCTCTACGGAAGCACCGGATCCTTCCTCGGCTATGTTCCAGTCATCCCTCATCTCCCAACATCCTCAGCAGACAGGATTCATCATGGCAacccctgggcagcctattcccaCCACCAACTACTCTGCCTCAGGGCACACGGCCCCCACacagcaggtgctgcagccccagggctacATTCAGCCTCCCCAGCAAGTAAGGACATGCGCAAGCCTGGAGGGGATGTGCACCTCGGCCCAAAGCTGTCGGGcaaggggctgctggggagcagtCCAGAGAACAGTTCCTTGAGAGCGGGTcccctcttttgctgctgctCATTTGTGATGGATCAATACACAGGGGTCCAAGCTCTGGGTCGGTACGCACCCTTGCTAGGCACAGGATGGTCTCTGCCCCCTTGTCCCTCTGAGCTCACAAGGCACTTCCCTGGGGACTCCTCTGGCCATTCCTGGCTCTTAGTGTTGGGGGAGGGACAGTGACCAGATTCAGGGCTGACACCTCTAAGCTCTCTTTGGGGTCCTGCAGGGCATTATGACCTCTAGGAATGTTCCCCTGATTTGTGATGAGAATTGTGCCTACTGTGCTCTTGCACTACTGTGCTGGGAAAGGCTTGGATGTGGAGGCTGGGAGGAGCGGGAAGGGGCTGCGGTTCCCTGAGGAGCTATCATCTGGCCAGAGCCAAAGCCCTGGTTGGTTTCCTTCAGCAGAAGCCAGGCCAGGTGAGAGAGAAAACTGGTCCTGGGGGACCAGCTTTCTTGGTCCCACTCCCTCCTGTGTTCTCATCACCACGTTTTCTTGATTCTGATAGATTCAGGTTTCTTACTACCCTCCTGGGCAGTACCCGAACTCCAGCCAGCAATACCGATCTCTCAGTCACCCAgtggcctacagctcccagcgcactcagcagctcccccagcagTCCCAGCAGCCTGGTAAGGGGGCATAGAAGGGGGGAGGGGGCATGTTTCACTTTCTTGCCACTCTTGGTGGCTCTGAAGGATCTCCCATGCACTGTCTGGGGCCAGGCTGCTCTTCCCTGTCTCCCACTCCCCAGCTGGACTTGCTGAGCATAGAGTGCCTCTTGACTGTGCAAAAGAGAGTTGGAACTCAGCCTGGCTGCAAAGGCTCTTTcagtctctcccctccctctcagCATGTAGCATGCACTGAGGTGCTGCAAGGTGATATAAAGCCAGCAGCTTCCTTCAGGTCTTTTTACATCTGCTGTAAGGGAAGCGCTTTTCCCACTCTTTAGCAAGAGATGGGGGCAAAGCAGGATTTGACCCCTCATACGCCAAGTCTCAGGCTGTCTCCTGTAGCCAGCTGCTCCATTTAAACCCTGTTCTGACAGGTTTACAGCCAATGATGTCCAACCAGCAGCAAACATACCAAGGTGTCATGGGAGTGCAGCAGGCACAGCCCCCCGGGCTCCTCAACAGCCAGAGGAACAGCATGGGGGGCCAGATGCAGAGTATGATGGGAGTGCAGCAGGCGCAGCCCCCTGGCCTTCTCAGCAGCCAGAGGAGCGGTATGGGGAGCCAGATGCAAGGCCTGATGGTCCAGTACACTCCACTGCCTTCGTACCAGGTAGGCATCAGTCGCTGTCCGTtgaggggctgctggggagggggcctCAGCTGTGCAGGCTTTGCACGAAGTGCCCTGTTCCTGTGCCTGAGTGATGGAGCCAAAGATGGAGACTTACTCACCCTGAGGTACAGTGCATGCTTGCTGGCTTGGGGAGGGCACGTCCACATTTGAATCTGTGTGGGACCTGTCTTGAGAAGGAGGACTGAGTGCAGCTGGTCCCTTCGCCACTGTGTTCGCAGAAGAGCTGGGAGGGGCTGCCCTTGCCTGGGCAAGATTGCTCTGGGCTGCAGTAGACAACCATCGGGCATCTCTTCTACCTTGTATGGACCTTGCTGGTGTCTCTTTGGGGCCAGttgtccctgctcctgctctgtgTAACCTGTCATTCCATAGGGCTGCTTCTTTCCTCGCTGCACAGGTTCCCGTGGCCAATGAGTCCCAGAGTGTGGTCCAGCAGCCCTTCCAGCAGCCAGTGCTTGTACCAGCCAGCCAGTCTGTTCAGGGAGGGCTTCAGGCTGGAGGGGTACCCATCTACTACAGCGTCATCCCAACCGCCCAGCAGAACGGCACCAGGTAAAGCTTCTGTACCTCTGGCCTGCCTTGGGGGAGATAAGGGGTCCTGCTGCCCTACTGAAAGGGCATCgcatcctgctcctgcagctggaggaggtgaCTGGGCACCACAGATGCTGGTCATCTCTTGAGCTTGCCCAATCCTAGCTCCCATAGTCAGCGCTTCCTGGGCACAGCTGTCCTGCAGCACGCGGTGCTTCCTGTGCCCTTCCAGAGGCAGCTGTGTTTCCAGCCATctcaagtgctgagggagctggtggttGCCTGTACAGATGGGCAGGCTGtttctccccatccccagcacctcACCAGAGCACTCTCTGCTTCACAGCCCTTCGGTGGGGTTCCTTCAGCCACCTGGCTCTGAGCAGTATCAGATGCCCCAGTCCCCATCACCCTGCAGCCCGCCACAGATGCAGCAGCAGTATTCAGGTAAGAGGGGCCACCGGTCAGGGTTGGCAGTGATTCTGCACAGGTTGGATCAGGTTTTATAGGGGCTGCAGTGAACAGAGCTGCCAATTCACAGCCAAGTCTAGCAGCTTCTGTGCGATGGGTTTCCTTAGCCTTAGCCATCCCACGGGAATTACCAGGACGTGGCACAGCGACTTTGCtccaggctgatgctggcctgCACCTGGCGTCTCCTTGCCATGGTGGACGGGCAGGGTAGGAGCGGGTAGCGGGAGCTGCTGTGGGCTGCGGACTCCCTCTGCTGGCGACGCGGCTTAGCGTCACCGGGGCAGCACATGGGAGCAGGGAGCACTGTGGATGAGAGGAGTATCAGGATTCCTGCATCAGGATTCCTGCATTCTAACTGCAGGGAAGTGAGCTGGGGCCTGGTGAATTGGTGCAAGAGCTGAAACCAGGATACTGGCGTGCCGCGCCCAGCTCTGTGATAGATCCTTTGCCTGAAGTTTTGCTGCGATGCTCAGAGAGGTCACCTGAGTTGCCTTCAGCTTGTCCCCTCTGCTCACATTTCTCCTGGATTAAAAGTCATCACTCTCTGATGTAAGCTGTGGTATCAGAGAGGGGTCTTGGTGGAGCCTTTTTTCAGCCCgcctgggcaggcaggggtggcagAGGAGAGAGTACAGAGGGGGTGTTGCAGGGAAGAGTGCGAAGGTGCACAGACAGGCAGGCTGCCTCTTGTCccacagcaagcagcagcagcagcgcgcCGAGCCTGGGCAATACTGCTGCTGTCCTCTCTCCCCAGGGGTGTCTCCATCAGGCCCTGGCGTGGTTGTGATGCAGCTGAATGTACCCAAtggcccccaggccccccagaaTCCCCCTGTGGTGCAGTGGAGCCACTGTAAGTACTACAGCCTGGACCAGCGGGGGCAGAAGCCAGGAGACCTGTACAACCCAGACACCAGTGCTCAGGTATTGAGAGGACTGGGACACAGACAGCTCGTCTTTTGGGAGCAGCCTGGCGGGAGAGAGAGGACCCCAGCATCCATGCTGTCTGAatgggctggggggtgggggtgggctCACCCCGTGGTGGTGAGACGGGTTTGGGACCAGTCACAAGCACTGGGGCTGTCTAACACTCTCCCTCCCCCAGGCCAGCACCCAGCTGAACAGCCCCATCACGTCCCCCACCCAATCCCCGACGCCTTCTCCTGTCACCAACCTCAACAGTGTCTGCACGGGGCTGAGCCCCCTCCCTGTCCTCACACAGTTCCCCCGGCCCATGGGCCCGGCACAAGgtaaggggaaggagaggggacagCACAGGGCTGGTCTTTCCTGTAATTTCTTCAGACCCTTACAaacatttgcttccttttttcagGTGACGGGCGCTACTCGTTGCTGGGCCAGCCGCTGCAGTATAATCTGTCTATCTGTCCCCCACCCCTGCTCCACAACCAGCCCAACTACAATGCACACCAGGTAAAATTGGACCAACCCCCCACCACCCTTTCACTGTCCTGGGAGCAGAGCGGGAtggccccctcccttcccccggACAACCCCTCTCTGGGCAGGGCACAGGAGGAGTTAAGAAGTGAGTCTCCCACCCTGCCCTGTGCTTGGACACCCTTTGATTAGGTAGCAGGGTGCCTGCCCCACGCTCTTGCCATCCATCCGGCAGAGCTGCCATTGTACATGGATTTCCCTAGAGCCTGGCACTGGGCTAAAATTTCATCCTGCTCCCAGCTTTGCCCAGAAGCAGTGTCAGCCCCAAGTCCTTTGAGTGTCCTGGAACCATGTCTGTGCCTTGATCTCATCTAACTTACCCAAACGTGGTGTCACCTCAAAGGTGCGAGGGGGTGCAAGGTTCATCCAGGTGTCTTCGTTCCCCTTCACAGCTGTGGCGTAGTCAAGTTTGGTCTTCTCCCCCACTCCCAGGTTGCTCTGTGGGCACTGAGGCCACAGTGTCTCCTCAGGTGACACAGtaccatttttattctttaaggGGCAGACTGGAATGAAACATGGAAACCGGAGCAAGAGACAGGCCCTCAAGTCAGCATCCACTGACCTTGGGACAAGTGACGTAGGCAAGTGACCCTCCTCAAGCAGGTCCCCCTCTGCCCTCTGACTAGTCCCCACTGCATGGGCATAGCTGGCATTGGCAGAGACTCCAGATGCTGTCTCTGCCCACACCAGCATTCCACAGAACCCATTGCTGTGGGTGGGTGTGGAGGGCAgtgcctgcctgcccctgcctcccccacgCACACCCCCACAGCCCACCTGAGGCCTGGCTTGGGGGGTGCAGCAGAGCCAGTCCCCGTCTGTGCCCATCGGgaggggggcgggcaggggttgCTCAGGAGCCCAGTAAACACTGCCCGCACTGAGCAAAGCTTTTGAGAAAGAGTGGGGGGAAATTGTTGGAGAGTCAGTGGTGAGCACCAGGACACCTGGGCCCTATTCCTGCCTCTGTGAGGGTTGAAATGATGGAGCGGGAGGAGCTGGCAGAACTCCTGGGATTTTATTCCTCTTTGTCAGCAGAAAGTGAGTGTGCAGACCCCTGAGATCTTGTTCCCACCATTGCCTTCCCAAGTGACGCTTCCCTCTCATGCTTCCATTTACCAGTGgggccaggagctgcagagccctCATCTTTGCAAAGGGCTTTGGGATCTTCCAGGGGTGGCTGTGAGGATCGTTGCTCTCCAAAGGGGAAGGGACTCCCTGTTCCTCGCCCTGGGGGGTCTCCACTTGGTCgtcagggagggaaagagaggcaCGTGTCTGGCTTCTGCCTGCAGCAGTACAAGACTTGCTAGTTGGGCATGAGCCAGACAGCCTG from Calonectris borealis chromosome 30, bCalBor7.hap1.2, whole genome shotgun sequence includes the following:
- the R3HDM2 gene encoding R3H domain-containing protein 2 isoform X12, which encodes MSNSNTTQESLEIMKESEKKVVEESVNKTKHVSRSPSKEDVEKDGGEEVSVRQESQRRTSGHGHARKRAKSNSKLKLVRSLAVCEESSSPFVDGLLESQDIIQLHVSCPSDKEEEKSMKDGTEKEEKDKNKEKTPRKMLSRDSSQEYTDSTGIDLHEFLVNTLKKNPRDRMMLLKLEQEILEFISDNNNQFKKFPQMTSYHRMLLHRVAAYFGMDHNVDQTGKAVIINKTSNTRIPEQRFSEHIKDEKNAEFPQRFILKRDDTSMDRDDNQTGQNGYLTDSRGNRDSLNRASGSRQSSTESEIKSLEPRPWSSTDSDGSIRNLRPPVTKASSFSGISILTRGDSIGSSKGSTASRTSRAGLVLGAPEACSQSPSSQPSRGLLPCTAQQPQPQPPQQPPPQPQGLPPAAQQQPAMSNHMISQPVPALQPVQYSPSSCPQVLLPVSPPQQYNLADELSNPFGQISLSRQGSTEAPDPSSAMFQSSLISQHPQQTGFIMATPGQPIPTTNYSASGHTAPTQQVLQPQGYIQPPQQIQVSYYPPGQYPNSSQQYRSLSHPVAYSSQRTQQLPQQSQQPGLQPMMSNQQQTYQGVMGVQQAQPPGLLNSQRNSMGGQMQSMMGVQQAQPPGLLSSQRSGMGSQMQGLMVQYTPLPSYQVPVANESQSVVQQPFQQPVLVPASQSVQGGLQAGGVPIYYSVIPTAQQNGTSPSVGFLQPPGSEQYQMPQSPSPCSPPQMQQQYSGVSPSGPGVVVMQLNVPNGPQAPQNPPVVQWSHCKYYSLDQRGQKPGDLYNPDTSAQASTQLNSPITSPTQSPTPSPVTNLNSVCTGLSPLPVLTQFPRPMGPAQGDGRYSLLGQPLQYNLSICPPPLLHNQPNYNAHQGQTGMKHGNRSKRQALKSASTDLGTSDVVLGRVLEVTDLPEGITRTEADKLFTQLAMAGAKIQWLKETQGRRGDGGGGDNNGTPENGRHSDLAALYTIVAVFPSPLAAQNASLRLNNSLSRFKLRVAKKNYDLRVLERASSQ
- the R3HDM2 gene encoding R3H domain-containing protein 2 isoform X2, with amino-acid sequence MSNSNTTQESLEIMKESEKKVVEESVNKTKHVSRSPSKEDVEKDGGEEVSVRQESQRRTSGHGHARKRAKSNSKLKLVRSLAVCEESSSPFVDGLLESQDIIQLHVSCPSDKEEEKSMKDGTEKEEKDKNKEKTPRKMLSRDSSQEYTDSTGIDLHEFLVNTLKKNPRDRMMLLKLEQEILEFISDNNNQFKKFPQMTSYHRMLLHRVAAYFGMDHNVDQTGKAVIINKTSNTRIPEQRFSEHIKDEKNAEFPQRFILKRDDTSMDRDDNQIRLPLQDGRRSKSIEEREEEYQRVRERIFARETGQNGYLTDSRISKEGFSSSSHKRRQIFRGNRDSLNRASGSRQSSTESEIKSLEPRPWSSTDSDGSIRNLRPPVTKASSFSGISILTRGDSIGSSKGSTASRTSRAGLVLGAPEACSQSPSSQPSRGLLPCTAQQPQPQPPQQPPPQPQGLPPAAQQQPAMSNHMISQPVPALQPVQYSPSSCPQVLLPVSPPQQYNLADELSNPFGQISLSRQGSTEAPDPSSAMFQSSLISQHPQQTGFIMATPGQPIPTTNYSASGHTAPTQQVLQPQGYIQPPQQIQVSYYPPGQYPNSSQQYRSLSHPVAYSSQRTQQLPQQSQQPGLQPMMSNQQQTYQGVMGVQQAQPPGLLNSQRNSMGGQMQSMMGVQQAQPPGLLSSQRSGMGSQMQGLMVQYTPLPSYQVPVANESQSVVQQPFQQPVLVPASQSVQGGLQAGGVPIYYSVIPTAQQNGTSPSVGFLQPPGSEQYQMPQSPSPCSPPQMQQQYSGVSPSGPGVVVMQLNVPNGPQAPQNPPVVQWSHCKYYSLDQRGQKPGDLYNPDTSAQASTQLNSPITSPTQSPTPSPVTNLNSVCTGLSPLPVLTQFPRPMGPAQGDGRYSLLGQPLQYNLSICPPPLLHNQPNYNAHQGQTGMKHGNRSKRQALKSASTDLGTSDVVLGRVLEVTDLPEGITRTEADKLFTQLAMAGAKIQWLKETQGRRGDGGGGDNNGTPENGRHSDLAALYTIVAVFPSPLAAQNASLRLNNSLSRFKLRVAKKNYDLRVLERASSQ